The genomic region GTTTCTCCACTTAGTGCAGTAACTGGAAATACTAATCAAAGCAATGTACCACAGTCTAAAACAGCAGCTAAGACTAAACATGTGAGGGTGGATATTGCTATGGGGATTCATCATGCTTTTTCTAGTAGAAAAAATATTTTACTTATGACTGGTTCTTTTGGCATAAGTATTATTCTGTTTTTATCCTTTAGTGTACTGGTAAACTTTATGCATCAGGGATTAAAACCGCTAAGACCTTATACTCCTGATGTTTCTATTGTCAGTAAAGATAACACCTGTTCATTGGATATGAACTTACTTAATGAGCTGAAGGAAAACTCAAAGATAAAGCATGCTTATGGTCGTATGTTTGCATATAATATACCCATAACAAGTAAGCATTGCAGCAGTAAGATTAATCTAATCTCTTATGAGGAAAATCAATTTGCTTGTGCAGAGAAACAATTAACTCAGGGAAGCATTGATAAGGTGGAAGAAGGAACGGATAGTGCTTTGATTGTTTATTCGGAAGATTTCACTTTGGAGCTAGAAGATTCCATTACCTTAAAACTTCCTTCAGGAGAAAAAAAGATAAAAATTGGGGGGATATTATCTGATAGTCCATTTGACAGTACTTCTGGAACACAAACTGTAATCTGCTCAGAAAAACTATTTCGAGAGTTAATTGGAGAAAGAGGATATACAATTATTGATATGCAACTTGAAAAAGGTGCAAATGATGAGACAGTTTCCTGGATACGAAGTTTAACAACATCGCAAATGCAGCTTTCGGATCAGCGACAAAGCAATGAGGAAGGTAAGGCTGTATTTTATTCTTTTGCAATCTTTATCTATGGATTTTTATTGCTTATTGCATCTATCACAGTTTTTAATATTATAAATAGTATAAATATGAGTGTTACAGGGCGAATGAATCAATATGGTGTAATGCGGGCAGTAGGCATGTCTGGAAAGCAGCTTCAGCGCTTGATACTTGCTGAATCTGGAACTTATGTAATTTGTGGGTGTTTGCTGGGGTGTGTTTTGGGATTACCTCTGCACCGACTTATTTTTAATTCGATGATTACTTCACGTTGGGGTCTTGAATGGCAGTTTCCATTTACTGCACTTGCTGTAATTATTGTACTTTCTGTTGTGGCTACATTTTTATCTGTCATAGGACCAGTGAAAAAAATAAATAAAATGGATGTTGTAAATGTTATAAATGCACAATAGTGTGCCCCATACTGTGGTGGAAATATATTTGTTTTCCCTAATTTAATTATTAACACTATTTTAAAATAGTATCCTATATTAGATTAAATAATATTAATAATTTGATGTTTTTATTTGTTTTTAGGTTGTACTAAAGTTATGTTTAACAGCAAAATAGAAGAAGAAACAGAAAGAGTAGTTGCCATAGCAGATATGGTGATAAATGACATAGGATTAAAGATATCAATAGAGAAAACAAAATTTGTTAGTTTCAATGATGAAAATTTTGATTTCCTTGGATTCACCTTTAAGCACTGGAGGAAAAGGAAGAATGGATAGATGTATTAAATCCAATAATAAGAGGAAAAATGAACTATTATCTAAATATATTAAAGGATGCCAAAGCAAATGAAGAGTATAGGTGCATTTTAAAGACATTCAGTAAGGAATTGCATGTAGTAGATTCATATGTTAGGTGAAGACTTAGGGGGAAAAATTCATGCCAAAGAACAGGATGGTTTATGACCTAGAAATGGAACAATGAGTACTTTGTAAAAATAGGGTTGATACTCTGTCATTGCTTATACTACAAAAAGATGTGGGGACATATTCTAGAAAGGTACTTAGAGAAAATAACAGCCAAAAGCAAAGCTAAATTGGAAGAGAAAATAAAGAAACAAAAGAAAAAGGTCAAGAGTATTATACTCCTGACCGCGTTGCCAAAATAAATGGTGAAAAAGCTATGCTTGATAAGGTGGTAGATAAGTAAATAGTTATTATACTTCATTTTACCTGAAAACAGCATAACTAATATAGAAAAAAATGATAATAATTGTCGAATAGGGTAAATAAATATATTGATAATTTTACTAATGAAGGAAATATATATATATTTGTAGAAATACATATTAACAACTAAAAAATGGAGTGAAGTTTATGAGTAAAATTTTTGTATTTATTGATGTATCTAAGAAACAAGAATTTATATTTAAAAGTAACAAATTAAAGGATAATCTGAAGAATTCATATATAATTAAGTCTATAACTGAATATGATGATTCAGAAAATTATAATGATATGAAAGTAAGCTTAAATGAATTTATAAAAAGATACGAAGCAAAAAAAGTTTTTTGTGGTGGGGGAAATAGCATAATTGGATTTATAGATAATGATAAGGCTAAAAAGTTTATTAGAGAATATTCTAGAAAAGTCTTAGAAACGTATCCTGATTTAGAGTTATATATAAGCAAAATTGAAAGGGAAAATGATGGTGAATTTTCTATTGAAGACAAAAAATTCTTATCTCATAAAGCTAATAAACTTAAAGAAAAAAGAAGAAGTAGATACGAAAAAATATCATTTGGAGTAGAAAAATTAGATGGAGAAACTGGATTTCCAATCCACGTCAAAGAAGATTCAATTCATTGCGATAAAGTAATTATTAATAAAGCTAAAAAAAACCTTAAGTCTATCTTAAATTTGTCAAAGGAAGCATCTATAGAGATAACATCTGAATTAGGAGACTATAAGGGTAAGGATAAAATGAGTTACATTGGAATTATTAGCTTAGATGGTAATGGAATGGGAAAACTTGTAGACAGTTGTCAAAGCATAAAAGAGTTACATAATTTAAGTAATGATATTAGAGATATTTATTATCAGTCTATATCAGAATATCTTGAAAAATTAAGCGAATATAATAATGAGAATATAAAGAAATATATTACTCCAATAA from Clostridiisalibacter paucivorans DSM 22131 harbors:
- a CDS encoding ABC transporter permease, translating into MKSYLDLVGESAKVHKKKNRNTIICIAIAVCLVTAIFGMADMEVRTRKIGAIKEYGNFHVNIKNIDDETARLISNRADVAVSGWIHGVHNGMLKEKPLVVLGGEEAICYEMGIDIEKGHFPKKVDEALLDRQAMKQFDISLGDIVSVTLSEGRTDKYTIVGVYRDFANLKRKDSHGLILSNKRIREIAGNTDGSSYYVQFKKGANMRNAIDEIKAKFQLIDKQVSENIFLLALVGHSRDSYMVKLYMIAAVLFVLVLIAGVLMIASSFNMSILERVQFFGMLRCLGASKRQVKRFVLLEGINFSLKGIPIGLLIGTIIVWMSSGFLKYVNPTYFSDMPLFAISWPSIITGIVVGFLTVILSSLSPCKKASKVSPLSAVTGNTNQSNVPQSKTAAKTKHVRVDIAMGIHHAFSSRKNILLMTGSFGISIILFLSFSVLVNFMHQGLKPLRPYTPDVSIVSKDNTCSLDMNLLNELKENSKIKHAYGRMFAYNIPITSKHCSSKINLISYEENQFACAEKQLTQGSIDKVEEGTDSALIVYSEDFTLELEDSITLKLPSGEKKIKIGGILSDSPFDSTSGTQTVICSEKLFRELIGERGYTIIDMQLEKGANDETVSWIRSLTTSQMQLSDQRQSNEEGKAVFYSFAIFIYGFLLLIASITVFNIINSINMSVTGRMNQYGVMRAVGMSGKQLQRLILAESGTYVICGCLLGCVLGLPLHRLIFNSMITSRWGLEWQFPFTALAVIIVLSVVATFLSVIGPVKKINKMDVVNVINAQ
- a CDS encoding Cas10/Cmr2 second palm domain-containing protein → MSKIFVFIDVSKKQEFIFKSNKLKDNLKNSYIIKSITEYDDSENYNDMKVSLNEFIKRYEAKKVFCGGGNSIIGFIDNDKAKKFIREYSRKVLETYPDLELYISKIERENDGEFSIEDKKFLSHKANKLKEKRRSRYEKISFGVEKLDGETGFPIHVKEDSIHCDKVIINKAKKNLKSILNLSKEASIEITSELGDYKGKDKMSYIGIISLDGNGMGKLVDSCQSIKELHNLSNDIRDIYYQSISEYLEKLSEYNNENIKKYITPIISAGDDLCLILDGRIAIDAAANIIKNIKKKSKESEIIKKKMPNGLTTCAGIAIVKAGYPFFDGYREAEKLCKKSKIYLHKIKDDKEYLSFMDWKIVQGSNIESGDFIENIKEKDEIYHIKPLIIDDIKSYFKEDKEAYIFSYLDFKELKKDMEDMILNKKISKSTLKKLQESFYDGYESYKIDIDNRRKEYTEELFSAISKTFSSNNDYGVIETSTKERIYILNDIIDAFNFLITID